From the genome of Candidatus Bathyarchaeota archaeon, one region includes:
- a CDS encoding thioredoxin family protein, with the protein MPLLNEHVKNHLIKEFNELKERVKLIVFTQEFECEYCEETRKLIEELASLSDKLSIEVYDFVKDKEKVKKYNIDKIPAIVIEGEKDYGIRFYGIPAGYEFSSLIEAIKMVSTGDSGLSNLSKQLLKKLNKPTRIQVFVTLTCPYCPLAVQLANKIAFESDFASSEMIDSVEFPHLAHKYNVLAVPKIIINEEIQFEGALPEDAFINQVLKTLEKGKSTIYG; encoded by the coding sequence TTGCCTTTATTAAATGAGCATGTTAAAAACCATTTAATAAAAGAATTTAATGAGCTTAAGGAAAGAGTAAAGCTTATTGTTTTCACTCAAGAATTTGAATGCGAATATTGCGAGGAAACTAGAAAGCTTATTGAAGAGCTTGCTTCGCTTTCAGATAAATTAAGCATAGAAGTTTACGATTTTGTTAAAGATAAGGAGAAAGTAAAAAAATATAATATAGATAAAATTCCTGCAATAGTGATAGAAGGGGAAAAAGATTATGGAATAAGATTTTATGGAATACCAGCAGGCTACGAATTTTCTTCATTAATTGAAGCAATAAAAATGGTTTCAACTGGCGATTCAGGGCTTTCAAATCTTTCAAAACAATTATTGAAGAAATTGAATAAGCCTACTCGAATTCAAGTTTTCGTTACTTTAACATGCCCTTATTGCCCTCTTGCAGTTCAATTAGCGAATAAAATAGCTTTTGAAAGCGATTTCGCATCATCTGAAATGATAGATTCAGTTGAATTTCCGCATTTAGCTCATAAATATAATGTTTTAGCTGTGCCTAAAATTATAATAAATGAAGAAATCCAATTTGAAGGGGCTCTT